One Phalacrocorax aristotelis chromosome 12, bGulAri2.1, whole genome shotgun sequence DNA window includes the following coding sequences:
- the ZFYVE27 gene encoding protrudin isoform X1 yields the protein MQAVERDGAAGGPEGAAGGGEAPPEPSPPKAAAAAAFDLLELVRSYRRLELYLEPLRDAAEGVRALLRWQRPVCSLLVCFGVNFLLLTLGQEAWYWVLSLLVAVPALLGYLQETCRVRPSEPELVRRRYHSVRREDLRKVQLSRQEAIAQVKSFLIQLEGFLSGMCCSCEAVYRVLYWENPTVSSQFYGVLLGSVCILYLLPLCWVLAILNSTLFLGNMQFYQVIMELKASIEQCVGTKPLEKTPEPAEPLPATTPPDRTPTPTSTEDLTPGSVEEAEEAEPDEEFKDAIEEDDESSQCSADFDLSLPDNGFMSKNEVIRSKVSRLTERLRKRYPSNNFGSCTGCAATFSVLKKRRSCSNCGNSFCSRCCSFKVPKAVMGATAPEAQRETVFVCAVCNQVLVK from the exons ATGCAGGCCGTGGAGCGGGACGGGGCGGCGGGTGGCCctgagggggcggcggggggcggtgAGGCCCCTCCCGAGCCCTCCCCACCCaaggccgccgccgccgctgcttTCGACCTGCTGGAGCTGGTGCGGAGCTACCGGCGGCTGGAGCTCTACCTGGAGCCGCTGCGGGACGCCGCCGAGGGCGTCCGCGCCCTCCTTCG GTGGCAGCGGCCTGTGTGCTCCCTCCTCGTCTGCTTCGGCGTcaacttcctcctcctcaccctcgGCCAAG AGGCCTGGTACTGGGTGCTCTCCCTCTTGGTTGCGGTGCCGGCCCTGCTGGGGTACCTGCAGGAGACGTGCCGGGTCCGGCCCTCGGAGCCAGAGCTGGTGCGCCGGCGGTACCACAGCGTCCGCCGGGAGGACCTGCGCAAGGTGCAGCTCTCGCGGCAGGAGGCCATCGCCCAGGTCAAGAGCTT cctgatccagcTGGAGGGGTTCCTGAGTGGGATGTGCTGCAGCTGCGAGGCAGTATACCGTGTACTGTACTGGGAGAACCCCACTGTCTCTTCCCA gtTTTATGGGGTGTTGCTGGGCTCTGTCTGCATCCTTTACCTACTGCCCCTCTGCTGGGTCCTGGCGATCCTCAACAGCACCCTCTTCCTGGGCAACATGCAGTTCTACCAAG TGATAATGGAGCTCAAGGCCTCGATTGAGCAGTGTGTGGGCACCAAACCCCTCGAGAAGACGCCAGAACCTGCCGAACCCTTGCCAGCTACCACCCCCCCAGATCGGACACCCACACCCACCAGTACAGAG GACCTTACCCCTGGCAGCGTGGAAGAGGCTGAGGAGGCAGAGCCTGATGAAGAGTTCAAAGATGCTATTGAG gagGATGATGAGAGCTCTCAGTGCTCAGCAGATTTTGACCTCAGCCTCCCAGACAACGGTTTTATGAGCAAAAATGAGGTGATCCGCAGCAAGGTGTCACGCCTGACTGAGCGTCTGCGCAAGCGCTACCCCAGCAACAACTTTG GGAGCTGTACAGGCTGTGCAGCCACCTTCTCTGTGCTGAAGAAGAGG CGGAGCTGCAGTAACTGTGGGAACAGCTTTTGCTCCAGGTGTTGTTCCTTCAAAGTTCCCAAGGCTGTGATGGGAGCCACAG cccCGGAGGCTCAGAGGGAGACagtgtttgtgtgtgctgtGTGCAACCAGGTGCTCGTCAAGTGA
- the ZFYVE27 gene encoding protrudin isoform X2: protein MQAVERDGAAGGPEGAAGGGEAPPEPSPPKAAAAAAFDLLELVRSYRRLELYLEPLRDAAEGVRALLRWQRPVCSLLVCFGVNFLLLTLGQEAWYWVLSLLVAVPALLGYLQETCRVRPSEPELVRRRYHSVRREDLRKVQLSRQEAIAQVKSFLIQLEGFLSGMCCSCEAVYRVLYWENPTVSSQFYGVLLGSVCILYLLPLCWVLAILNSTLFLGNMQFYQVIMELKASIEQCVGTKPLEKTPEPAEPLPATTPPDRTPTPTSTEDLTPGSVEEAEEAEPDEEFKDAIEENQLLVMEDDESSQCSADFDLSLPDNGFMSKNEVIRSKVSRLTERLRKRYPSNNFGSCTGCAATFSVLKKRRSCSNCGNSFCSRCCSFKVPKAVMGATAPEAQRETVFVCAVCNQVLVK, encoded by the exons ATGCAGGCCGTGGAGCGGGACGGGGCGGCGGGTGGCCctgagggggcggcggggggcggtgAGGCCCCTCCCGAGCCCTCCCCACCCaaggccgccgccgccgctgcttTCGACCTGCTGGAGCTGGTGCGGAGCTACCGGCGGCTGGAGCTCTACCTGGAGCCGCTGCGGGACGCCGCCGAGGGCGTCCGCGCCCTCCTTCG GTGGCAGCGGCCTGTGTGCTCCCTCCTCGTCTGCTTCGGCGTcaacttcctcctcctcaccctcgGCCAAG AGGCCTGGTACTGGGTGCTCTCCCTCTTGGTTGCGGTGCCGGCCCTGCTGGGGTACCTGCAGGAGACGTGCCGGGTCCGGCCCTCGGAGCCAGAGCTGGTGCGCCGGCGGTACCACAGCGTCCGCCGGGAGGACCTGCGCAAGGTGCAGCTCTCGCGGCAGGAGGCCATCGCCCAGGTCAAGAGCTT cctgatccagcTGGAGGGGTTCCTGAGTGGGATGTGCTGCAGCTGCGAGGCAGTATACCGTGTACTGTACTGGGAGAACCCCACTGTCTCTTCCCA gtTTTATGGGGTGTTGCTGGGCTCTGTCTGCATCCTTTACCTACTGCCCCTCTGCTGGGTCCTGGCGATCCTCAACAGCACCCTCTTCCTGGGCAACATGCAGTTCTACCAAG TGATAATGGAGCTCAAGGCCTCGATTGAGCAGTGTGTGGGCACCAAACCCCTCGAGAAGACGCCAGAACCTGCCGAACCCTTGCCAGCTACCACCCCCCCAGATCGGACACCCACACCCACCAGTACAGAG GACCTTACCCCTGGCAGCGTGGAAGAGGCTGAGGAGGCAGAGCCTGATGAAGAGTTCAAAGATGCTATTGAG GAGAACCAGCTGCTGGTCATG gagGATGATGAGAGCTCTCAGTGCTCAGCAGATTTTGACCTCAGCCTCCCAGACAACGGTTTTATGAGCAAAAATGAGGTGATCCGCAGCAAGGTGTCACGCCTGACTGAGCGTCTGCGCAAGCGCTACCCCAGCAACAACTTTG GGAGCTGTACAGGCTGTGCAGCCACCTTCTCTGTGCTGAAGAAGAGG CGGAGCTGCAGTAACTGTGGGAACAGCTTTTGCTCCAGGTGTTGTTCCTTCAAAGTTCCCAAGGCTGTGATGGGAGCCACAG cccCGGAGGCTCAGAGGGAGACagtgtttgtgtgtgctgtGTGCAACCAGGTGCTCGTCAAGTGA
- the MARVELD1 gene encoding MARVEL domain-containing protein 1 codes for MAHTVPPAAPPPPPGPPARGSLSLHHAYLRSPLGLLRLGQLALGAAFWVTVAAHKYEGAAHFALFAAVLVWLLTLALFGLSLLGRWALVPWLGSRWLLTNLIHDLALGVGLYAAATGIMGYKAGQKSYCNLPGYSQHCLYSAYLGASVCGGIAACLYLFSGLYCLSRRCRDQRDII; via the coding sequence ATGGCCCACACGGTTCCACCGGcagcgcccccgccgcccccgggacCACCGGCCCGCGGTTCCCTCAGCCTCCACCACGCCTACCTGCGGAGCCCGCTGGGCCTGCTGCGCCTCGGGCAGCTGGCGCTGGGCGCTGCCTTCTGGGTGACGGTGGCGGCTCACAAGTACGAGGGAGCGGCCCACTTCGCCCTCTTCGCTGCCGTCCTGGTCTGGCTCCTCACCCTGGCCCTCTTTGGGCTGAGCCTGCTGGGACGCTGGGCGCTGGTGCCCTGGCTGGGCTCCCGCTGGCTCCTCACCAACCTGATCCACGACCTGGCACTGGGCGTGGGGCTCTACGCCGCTGCCACCGGCATTATGGGCTACAAGGCTGGGCAGAAAAGCTATTGTAACCTGCCAGGTTACAGCCAGCACTGCCTCTACAGCGCCTACCTGGGTGCCTCTGTCTGCGGGGGCATCGCTGCCTGCCTGTACCTCTTCTCTGGGCTCTACTGCCTGTCACGGCGCTGCCGGGACCAGCGCGACATCATCTGA
- the AVPI1 gene encoding arginine vasopressin-induced protein 1 — MGTPASVVSGPRVRVAPATRHRKRGSANIFQDVGLPELRRLFRSGRAQQPEERALLVWRYAGQRRMARALRRLRHSGGVAGLRRSGHLRVTEEPEGSRRPEAPLGSV; from the exons ATGGGCACACCAGCCTCGGTGGTGAGCGGCCCTCGGGTGCGGGTGGCACCTGCGACCCGCCACCGCAAACGGGGATCAGCCAACATCTTCCAGGACGTGGGGTTACCGGAGCTGCGGCGCCTGTTCCGGAGCGGCAGGGCCCAACAGCCCGAGGAGCGCGCCCTCCTCGTCTGGCGATACGCAGGGCAGCGGCGCATGGCACGGGCCTTGCGGCGGCTCCGGCACAGTGGTGGGGTGGCAGGGCTGCGGCGCTCTGGCCACCTGCG GGTGACAGAGGAGCCAGAGGGCAGCCGCAGGCCTGAGGCACCCTTGGGGTCAGTGTAG
- the PI4K2A gene encoding phosphatidylinositol 4-kinase type 2-alpha: MDETSPLVSPERAQAPDYGLPGGAVRAPPPAALPPPPPSPPASPGGRDRERQPLLERGARGPAAAAQAQVQAQAQAQAQAQAQAQAQRERNDFPEDPEFAEVVRRAELASERGIFPERISQGSSGSYFVKDPQGKIIGVFKPKNEEPYGQLNPKWTKWLQKLCCPCCFGRDCLVLNQGYLSEAGASLVDQKLELNIVPRTKVVYLASETFNYSAIDRVKSRGKRLALEKVPKVGQRFNRIGLPPKVGSFQLFVEGYKDADYWLRRFEAEPLPENTNRQLLLQFERLVVLDYIIRNTDRGNDNWLIKYDCPLDSAGVRDSDWVVVKEPIIKLAAIDNGLAFPLKHPDSWRAYPFYWAWLPQAKIPFSQEIKDLILPKISDPNFVKDLEEDLYELFKKDPGFDRGQFHKQIAVMRGQILNLTQALKDGKSPLHLVQMPPVIVEMARSHQRTASESYTQSFQSRKPFFSWW, translated from the exons atGGACGAGACGAGCCCGCTGGTGTCGCCGGAGCGGGCCCAGGCTCCCGACTATGGGCTGCCGGGGGGAGCCGTCCGCGCCCCCCCacccgccgccctcccgccgccccctccatcccctcccgCCTCCCCCGGCGGCCGCGACCGCGAACGGCAACCGCTGCTGGAgcgcggggcgcggggcccggcggcggcggcgcaggCCCAGGTGCAGGCCCAGGCGCAGGCCCAAGCCCAAGCCCAGGCCCAGGCCCAGGCTCAACGGGAGCGTAACGACTTCCCCGAGGACCCCGAGTTCGCTGAGGTGGTGCGGCGGGCCGAGCTGGCCAGCGAGCGCGGCATCTTCCCCGAGCGCATCTCGCAGGGCTCCAGCGGCAGCTACTTCGTCAAGGACCCGCAGGGG AAAATCATTGGTGTCTTCAAGCCCAAGAATGAGGAGCCGTACGGACAGCTGAACCCCAAGTGGACCAAGTGGCTGCAGAAGTTGTGCTGCCCATGCTGCTTTGGGAGAGACTGCCTTGTCCTCAACCAGGGCTATCTGTCGGAGGCGGGCGCCAGCCTGGTGGACCAGAAGCTGGAACTCAACATTGTTCCCCGCACAAAG GTGGTGTATCTGGCCAGCGAGACCTTTAACTACAGTGCCATCGACAGGGTGAAGTCCCGAGGAAAGAGGCTGGCCCTGGAGAAGGTGCCGAAAGTTGGCCAGCGCTTCAACCGCATTGGTCTGCCGCCCAAG GTGGGCTCTTTCCAGCTCTTTGTGGAAGGCTACAAGGATGCTGACTACTGGCTGCGGCGGTTCGAAGCTGAGCCACTCCCAGAGAACACCAAccggcagctgctgctgcagtttgaGCGGCTGGTGGTGCTGGACTACATCATCAGGAACACAG ATCGGGGCAACGACAACTGGCTCATCAAGTATGACTGTCCCCTGGACAGCGCAGGCGTGCGG GACAGTGACTGGGTGGTAGTGAAGGAGCCCATCATCAAGCTGGCTGCTATAGACAATGGTTTGGCCTTTCCCTTGAAACATCCGGACTCCTGGAGAGCCT ATCCATTCTACTGGGCATGGCTGCCTCAGGCCAAAATCCCATTTTCACAGGAGATCAAGGACCTGATTCTTCCCAAGATCTCGGACCCCAACTTTGTCAAGGACCTGGAGGAAGATCTATATGAACTCTTCAAG AAAGACCCTGGCTTTGACCGGGGACAGTTTCACAAGCAGATTGCTGTCATGAGAGGCCAG ATCCTGAACCTGACTCAGGCACTGAAAGATGGGAAGAGCCCCCTGCACCTGGTTCAGATGCCACCTGTGATTGTGGAAATGGCGCGCTCCCACCAGCGCACTGCCAGCGAGTCCTACACGCAAAGCTTCCAGAGCCGGAAGCCTTTCTTCTCATGGTGGTAG
- the MORN4 gene encoding MORN repeat-containing protein 4 has product MTLTKGSFTYSNGEEYRGEWKEGRRHGVGQLTFADGTAYVGHFENGLFHGCGMLTFPDGSRYEGEFVQGKFNGVGVFTRCDNMTFEGEFKGGRVYGFGLLTFPDGSHGVPRNEGFFENNKLLRREKCPAVIQRAQGASKSAHNLTA; this is encoded by the exons ATGACCCTCACCAAAGGCTCCTTCACCTACTCCAATGGGGAGGAGTACCGTGGCGAGTGGAAGGAAG GTCGCAGGCATGGTGTCGGGCAGCTGACGTTTGCCGACGGGACTGCTTACGTGGGGCACTTCGAGAACGGGCTCTTCCACGGCTGCGGCATGCTCACTTTCCCTGACGGCTCCAG GTACGAGGGGGAGTTTGTGCAGGGCAAGTTCAACGGCGTTGGCGTCTTCACCCGCTGCGACAACATGACCTTTGAGGGCGAGTTCAAAGGCGGGCGTGTGTATGGCTTTG gtCTCCTGACCTTCCCCGACGGCTCCCACGGGGTGCCCCGCAACGAGGGCTTCTTCGAGAACAACAAGCTGCTGCGGCGGGAGAAGTGCCCAGCTGTCATCCAGAGGGCCCAGGGCGCCTCCAAGTCTGCCCACAACCTGACGGCGTGA
- the HOGA1 gene encoding 4-hydroxy-2-oxoglutarate aldolase, mitochondrial isoform X1: MALSTRFASPLRPALAALRRAAPGQHRGLTALPGPGHTLDLRGIFPPLATPFSPTQEVDYAQLEGNLCRYASIPFRGLVVLGSNGEYPYLAPHERLEVVRCVRRALPRDRLLLAGSGCESTQATIEMTVSMAEAGADVALVVTPCYYRGAMTSAALIQHYTEVADASPIPMVLYSVPANTGLDLPLEAVLTLAQHPNILGIKDSGGDITRMGLMVHKTRQEDFQVLAGSASFLLASYALGASGGVCALANVLGAPLCQLDCLCREGRWQEARDLQHRLIEPNMAVTRRFGIPGLKKAMEWFGYYGGPCRAPLAPLSPPQVEELRGTFSTNGWL, translated from the exons ATGGCACTCAGTACCCGCTTCGCCTCACCCCTCCGGCCTGCCCTGGCAGCTCTGCGCCGGGCAGCCCCTGGGCAGCACCGGGGGCTCACTGCTCTCCCAGGACCGGGGCACACACTCGATCTCAGGGGTATCTTCCCGCCGCTCGCCACCCCCTTCTCACCCACGCAGGAGGTAGACTATGCCCAGCTGGAGGGGAATCTCTGCCGCTACGCCAGCATCCCCTTCCGAG GCCTGGTGGTGCTGGGGTCCAATGGGGAGTACCCCTACCTGGCACCCCACGAGCGGCTGGAGGTGGTGAGGTGCGTGCGCCGGGCTCTGCCCAGGGACCGTCTACTGCTGGCTGGCTCAGGCTGTGAAT ccacccAGGCCACCATCGAGATGACAGTCAGCATGGCAGAGGCAGGGGCTGACGTGGCACTTGTCGTGACACCCTGCTACTACCGGGGGGCCATGACCAGCGCTGCCCTGATCCAGCACTACACGGAG gtcGCTGACGCATCCCCCATCCCCATGGTGCTCTACAGCGTCCCTGCCAACACCGGCCTGGACCTGCCCCTGGAAGCTGTCCTCACCCTGGCTCAGCACCCCAACATCCTTGGGATCAAGGACAGCGGTGGGGAC ATCACCCGCATGGGACTGATGGTCCACAAGACACGGCAGGAGGATTTCCAGGTGCTGGCAGGATCAGCCAGCTTCCTGCTGGCGAGCTATGCCCTGG GTGCCTCTGGGGGTGTCTGCGCCCTTGCCAATGTCCTGGGGGCACCACTGTGCCAGCTGGACTGCCTGTGCCGCGAGGGCCGCTGGCAGGAGGCCCGTGACCTGCAGCACCGGCTCATCGAACCCAACATGGCG GTCACCCGCCGGTTTGGGATCCCGGGGCTGAAGAAGGCCATGGAGTGGTTCGGCTACTATGGGGGCCCCTGCCGCGCACCCCTGGCCCCACTGAGCCCCCCCCAGGTAGAGGAACTGAGGGGGACCTTCAGCACCAATGGCTGGTTGTGA
- the HOGA1 gene encoding 4-hydroxy-2-oxoglutarate aldolase, mitochondrial isoform X2, whose product MALSTRFASPLRPALAALRRAAPGQHRGLTALPGPGHTLDLRGIFPPLATPFSPTQEVDYAQLEGNLCRYASIPFRGLVVLGSNGEYPYLAPHERLEVVRCVRRALPRDRLLLAGSGCESTQATIEMTVSMAEAGADVALVVTPCYYRGAMTSAALIQHYTEITRMGLMVHKTRQEDFQVLAGSASFLLASYALGASGGVCALANVLGAPLCQLDCLCREGRWQEARDLQHRLIEPNMAVTRRFGIPGLKKAMEWFGYYGGPCRAPLAPLSPPQVEELRGTFSTNGWL is encoded by the exons ATGGCACTCAGTACCCGCTTCGCCTCACCCCTCCGGCCTGCCCTGGCAGCTCTGCGCCGGGCAGCCCCTGGGCAGCACCGGGGGCTCACTGCTCTCCCAGGACCGGGGCACACACTCGATCTCAGGGGTATCTTCCCGCCGCTCGCCACCCCCTTCTCACCCACGCAGGAGGTAGACTATGCCCAGCTGGAGGGGAATCTCTGCCGCTACGCCAGCATCCCCTTCCGAG GCCTGGTGGTGCTGGGGTCCAATGGGGAGTACCCCTACCTGGCACCCCACGAGCGGCTGGAGGTGGTGAGGTGCGTGCGCCGGGCTCTGCCCAGGGACCGTCTACTGCTGGCTGGCTCAGGCTGTGAAT ccacccAGGCCACCATCGAGATGACAGTCAGCATGGCAGAGGCAGGGGCTGACGTGGCACTTGTCGTGACACCCTGCTACTACCGGGGGGCCATGACCAGCGCTGCCCTGATCCAGCACTACACGGAG ATCACCCGCATGGGACTGATGGTCCACAAGACACGGCAGGAGGATTTCCAGGTGCTGGCAGGATCAGCCAGCTTCCTGCTGGCGAGCTATGCCCTGG GTGCCTCTGGGGGTGTCTGCGCCCTTGCCAATGTCCTGGGGGCACCACTGTGCCAGCTGGACTGCCTGTGCCGCGAGGGCCGCTGGCAGGAGGCCCGTGACCTGCAGCACCGGCTCATCGAACCCAACATGGCG GTCACCCGCCGGTTTGGGATCCCGGGGCTGAAGAAGGCCATGGAGTGGTTCGGCTACTATGGGGGCCCCTGCCGCGCACCCCTGGCCCCACTGAGCCCCCCCCAGGTAGAGGAACTGAGGGGGACCTTCAGCACCAATGGCTGGTTGTGA